The Parambassis ranga chromosome 1, fParRan2.1, whole genome shotgun sequence genome includes a region encoding these proteins:
- the LOC114425938 gene encoding protein PXR1-like, whose amino-acid sequence MQQFVKDVREMKLLEEKLSEPQMSKKEQKNAEKKLQKEREEREKQEKKDRKEREKQEKKEREEREKQEKKDRKEREKQEKKDRKEREKVEKKQRKEAAKNPSSYEELVSKLCSVQSQLETEKQTVLERDGLIHKLAEEKCSLQEELDQANQTVLERDGLIHK is encoded by the coding sequence atgcagcagttcGTTAAAGACGTCAGAGAGATGAAGCtcctggaagaaaaactcagcgagcctcagatgtccaagaaggagcaaaaaaatgcagaaaagaagttgcagaaagaacgtgaggagagggagaaacaggagaagaaggatcgtaaggagagggagaaacaggaaaagaaagaacgtgaggagagggagaaacaggagaagaaggatcgaaaggagagggagaaacaagagaagaaggatcgtaaggagagggagaaagtggaaaagaagCAACGTAAGGAGGCAGCAAAAAATCCTTCCAGTTATGAGGAGCTGGTCTCTAAACTTTGCTCAGTCCAAAGCCAGCTAGAAACTGAGaagcagactgtcctggaaagagacggtctgatccacaagctggcagaagagaagtgttccctgcaagaggagctggaccaggccaaccagactgtcctggaaagagacggtctgatccacaag